The proteins below are encoded in one region of Apium graveolens cultivar Ventura chromosome 4, ASM990537v1, whole genome shotgun sequence:
- the LOC141720321 gene encoding uncharacterized protein LOC141720321 isoform X2 — protein MDGPPANDWCSICHNNFDVPCQANCSHWFCGNCILQVWNHGSTFQPCLCPLCRRQITLLVPSESSSQQRYDPEVSEILGKVETYNRMFGQRPAGLIQRVQDLPFLLRRLLREMMDPQRSLPLVIRARVYLAMIISAIYIVSPVDIIPEGVLGVVGLLDDFIIALICFLHVAALYRHLQLAVSHYTCRDNEV, from the exons ATGGACGGACCGCCGGCGAACGATTGGTGTTCGATATGCCATAACAATTTCGACGTTCCTTGTCAAGCCAATTGCTCTCATTGGTTTTGTG GTAATTGCATCTTACAAGTTTGGAATCACGGATCTACATTTCAGCCTTGCCTCTGTCCTTTATGCCGTCGCCAAATTACTTTGTTAGTTCCTTCCGAGTCATCATCGCAGCAGCGTTATGATCCCGAGGTTTCTGAAATCCTTGGAAAGGTTGAGACATACAACCGTATGTTTGGTCAACGTCCAGCCGGCCTCATTCAG AGAGTGCAAGATCTTCCTTTCCTCCTCAGGAGATTGTTGCGAGAAATGATGGATCCCCAGAGATCTCTTCCACTTGTAATCAGAGCACGCGTCTATTTGGCA ATGATAATCAGTGCCATCTACATTGTAAGCCCCGTAGATATCATTCCAGAAG GGGTGTTGGGAGTAGTTGGTCTCTTGGATGATTTTATTATTGCTCTTATCTGCTTCCTGCATGTTGCTGCCCTTTATAG GCATTTGCAGTTGGCAGTTTCACATTACACATGCAGAGATAATGAAGTATAA
- the LOC141720321 gene encoding uncharacterized protein LOC141720321 isoform X1, with protein MDGPPANDWCSICHNNFDVPCQANCSHWFCGNCILQVWNHGSTFQPCLCPLCRRQITLLVPSESSSQQRYDPEVSEILGKVETYNRMFGQRPAGLIQRVQDLPFLLRRLLREMMDPQRSLPLVIRARVYLAMIISAIYIVSPVDIIPEGVLGVVGLLDDFIIALICFLHVAALYSWQFHITHAEIMKYKNEYKGCTKNQWAGLLLCD; from the exons ATGGACGGACCGCCGGCGAACGATTGGTGTTCGATATGCCATAACAATTTCGACGTTCCTTGTCAAGCCAATTGCTCTCATTGGTTTTGTG GTAATTGCATCTTACAAGTTTGGAATCACGGATCTACATTTCAGCCTTGCCTCTGTCCTTTATGCCGTCGCCAAATTACTTTGTTAGTTCCTTCCGAGTCATCATCGCAGCAGCGTTATGATCCCGAGGTTTCTGAAATCCTTGGAAAGGTTGAGACATACAACCGTATGTTTGGTCAACGTCCAGCCGGCCTCATTCAG AGAGTGCAAGATCTTCCTTTCCTCCTCAGGAGATTGTTGCGAGAAATGATGGATCCCCAGAGATCTCTTCCACTTGTAATCAGAGCACGCGTCTATTTGGCA ATGATAATCAGTGCCATCTACATTGTAAGCCCCGTAGATATCATTCCAGAAG GGGTGTTGGGAGTAGTTGGTCTCTTGGATGATTTTATTATTGCTCTTATCTGCTTCCTGCATGTTGCTGCCCTTTATAG TTGGCAGTTTCACATTACACATGCAGAGATAATGAAGTATAAAAATGAATACAAGGGCTGCACTAAGAATCAATGGGCAGGCTTATTATTATGTGACTAG
- the LOC141720321 gene encoding uncharacterized protein LOC141720321 isoform X3, whose translation MDGPPANDWCSICHNNFDVPCQANCSHWFCGNCILQVWNHGSTFQPCLCPLCRRQITLLVPSESSSQQRYDPEVSEILGKVETYNRMFGQRPAGLIQRVQDLPFLLRRLLREMMDPQRSLPLVIRARVYLAMIISAIYIVSPVDIIPEGVLGVVGLLDDFIIALICFLHVAALYRSVLVFRHGGS comes from the exons ATGGACGGACCGCCGGCGAACGATTGGTGTTCGATATGCCATAACAATTTCGACGTTCCTTGTCAAGCCAATTGCTCTCATTGGTTTTGTG GTAATTGCATCTTACAAGTTTGGAATCACGGATCTACATTTCAGCCTTGCCTCTGTCCTTTATGCCGTCGCCAAATTACTTTGTTAGTTCCTTCCGAGTCATCATCGCAGCAGCGTTATGATCCCGAGGTTTCTGAAATCCTTGGAAAGGTTGAGACATACAACCGTATGTTTGGTCAACGTCCAGCCGGCCTCATTCAG AGAGTGCAAGATCTTCCTTTCCTCCTCAGGAGATTGTTGCGAGAAATGATGGATCCCCAGAGATCTCTTCCACTTGTAATCAGAGCACGCGTCTATTTGGCA ATGATAATCAGTGCCATCTACATTGTAAGCCCCGTAGATATCATTCCAGAAG GGGTGTTGGGAGTAGTTGGTCTCTTGGATGATTTTATTATTGCTCTTATCTGCTTCCTGCATGTTGCTGCCCTTTATAGGTCGGTACTTGTTTTCCGCCATGGTGGCTCATGA